In the genome of Natronorubrum daqingense, the window GTCGCAACTCGTGGGCCAACTCGACCGTTTTGACGGCCGCGATCGAGCCCGTAACCCCGAGTGCGACGTTGACTCCCTCGAGCATTCGTCACTGTCTTCGGACGTTGGTGGCTTACGTGTACCGGAGACAACCGTCCCCGAGGCGGCCAAACAATTTATCATAGTGGGATAAGCTTGTGTTGCTATCCAGTAAGTATGTTGCCACGTCGTCCCTCTGAGCGAGATGGTTCCAAACCGGATAGCCGAGCAATTTCGCCGGTGATCGGCGTGGTGCTGATGGTCGCAATCGTCGTCGTGGTGGCCGCCATCGCTGGCGCGATGGCCCTCGATATGGCTGATACCTCCGAGCCGCGACCAAACGTTGCGCTCGAGGCCGAACCCGATGGGGACAGTACAACCTACGAAGTCAGCCACCAGTACGGTGAGGAACTCGAAGGCGATATTACGTTCCAAAGCGCCGACGACTCCGAGGAACTAGACGATGTAGAATTGATCAGTCCGGGCGGTGAGACCTCGATCGACGTCGAGGACGCTGACATCTCCGAGGTCGACGTCATCTGGACTGGCGAGGATGGCACCGAGTATATCGTCGATACGCTGACGCTCGAGCCATATATCGAAACAGAACACGGACTCGAGTTTGGAACCTACGATGACTGTGAGGCGATCGGGTACGATCACGCAGATTCTGAAGAACATGACGACATTGAAATTGATGAGGGCGTAGACGTTGCCGATGACACTGTCCACTGCGATATTAATGCAGACGCCGAGGTTGAAATCGAAGATGGATACACTCTCGTTGGAAACTTAGCGATCGAGGATCTCGAGGTGGAGAATGGAACTGTCGAAGGGGACATTCGTGCGACTGAGGAGGTCGAACTCGAGGGTGATGATGACGATGACGATGAAGCGAAAGTTGATGGCGATATCGAACTCGATGGAACTGGCGAGGAGAACGAATTCGAACTCGAAGACGGGCATGTAACAGGTTCGATTGATGCCCATGGTGTCGATGAATCGGAATTAGAGATCGAGGATAGTACGGTTGACGGGGCAGTCGACATTCACGTTGAAGGTAGTGAAGAGGCTGAATTAGAGATCGATGATAGTACGATTGAGGGGCCAGTTGAAATCTATAGCGAGGATGAAGTAGACCTCGAAATAGATGGAGAGATCAAGGATTCAGTTGTTATTTTCAGTGGTGACGAAGTCGAACTCGATAGCCAAGGTACTGTCGCAGGCTCAGTTGACATCTATAGCGACGGTGACATTGATGTTGAAGGTATTAATGACGAGTCGGTTGAAGAGCACAGTGAATCTGACTTCGAATAAGCTACAGAGCGGAAATCAGACTACTGGCTCCAACTACACGTGACGCTTAGTTCTCTGTGTCCGTCTCTGCAACACTCGGGTGCATCGTCGGCTGCTCGTCCAACGGCTCCGAAAACGCCTCGAGCATCCTCGCTCTCGCCTGTTCGTCACGCTCGAGGCGTTCGTCGTCGTCGATTTCCTCACACCCCGGCGGCACGTCCCGGTCGCGGCCGGTGAAGTAGCCCTCGGGGGCGACCCAGTCGTGGTAGAAGTTCGCGTCCGAGTCGTGAATCACCGCGAGGCCGACTTTCGCGCCGTGGCCCGCCGCGACGATGGACTGGTGGGGTTCGTTGGCCAGTCGCCCGGCCGCGTAGATGCCGTCGACGGCCGTTCGCCCGCCGTCGTCGACCGAGACGTAGTGCTTGCTCCCGCGTTGGAGTCGACCCACGTCGAGCGGAACGAGGTACTCGCTGTCCGACCACGACGCTGCGATCACTCGCCGCGCCTCGAGTGGCTCGCCACCGTCGGTCTCGAGGATGAACCCTTGCTCGAGGTCCGTGTCGTCGATCGCTTCGATTCGCGTCACGTGACCGAGTTCGAACGTCGCGCCCGCGTTTCGGGCCTGTTCACGGCTCAGTTGCAGGTAGCGTCGCGCGTCGATACCATCGGGATAGCCGGGGTAGTTCTCGAGGCTTGCGTTTCGCGCGAGGATCGATTCGCCCCCGTCGACGACGAGGGTGTCCAGTCCGGCACGGGCGGTGAAGATCGATGCGGCGAGGCCGGCGACGCCGCCACCGACGATACAGACGTCTCGCATGTCACGAGGTAGTTTTCGGTCGGTATAGAAGGTGGCGACTCGAGTCTCGAGTGCACCTCCTGTTCGATTCGGTGGCTATCATCTTCCAACACTCTCTGGATGACAATCCTTACTTTCGAACGCATCGTACCGGTGGGCGTGGACAGAATTCTCCTCAGTACGCTCGTCTATCGCTCTCCGGAGGAGGTTTTCCCGTACGTGCAGGCGTTTACGAACTATCCTCGGTACACCGAGCACCTCGAGGACGTAACCGTCCACGGCGACGGCGGCGTCGGCTCTCGGTACGACCTCAGGTTCGCCTGGTGGAAGCTGACCTACACGGCTCGCTCGAGGGTTACGGATATCTCAAACCCCCAGTCACTCGAGTGGCGACTGACGAACAGTATCGACGCGCGCGGCGAGTGGCGCATCGAAGCGGAACCCGAGTCGGCCCCCGTCGGCGAGGAGACGGCGAGTCGAGTGTACTTCGAGGCGGTGTACGATCCGCACACGGCGGACACGAGTTCGCTCTCGCTCCCGCGATTCGTTTCGCTGGATTGGGTTATCAGGAAGGTCCAACCCAAGCTGGTTGGGGAAGCCGAAACCGTCGTCGAACGCCTCGTCGCGGACATCGAAGGGAGGCGACGGCCCGTCGAGTTGAAAGTTCACGAAACGCCGTAGCCGACCCGTGCTGGAACGGTCTGTCGTGTCGGCTCCGAGACGCTGGAGCGTCTCGGTTCTGAGTCGACCCTGTTTTAGAGCGTGTACTCGTGCTCGCCGTCCTCGCTGGCGAGGAACGCCTCGAGTAAGTCGATCGTCGCCGCGACGTCGTCGACGTGGGCGGCTTCGGTCGGGGTGTGGAGGTAGCGCGTCGGCACCGAAATCGCGCCGACGGGCTTGGCTCCGGCGGGGAACTGGAACCCGGCCGTATCGGTGCCGCCGGCGGGCAGAATCTCGTGTTGATAGTCGATACCCTCGTCCTCGGCGACCGACTGCAGTCGCTTGTGGACCTTCGGGTTCGTGATGACGCTGCCGTCTTTGAGTTTGATTGCCGTCCCCTCACCGAGGTCGGTGACGTGCTTGCCGTCCTCGAAGCCGGGAACGTCGTTCGCGACGGTGACGTCCAGTGCGATGGCGAGGTCGGGGTCGACGTCGACGCCGAGGGCTTGCGCACCGCGGAGGCCGACTTCCTCTTGCACCGTCGCACAGAAGTGGATCGTCGCGTCCGGGTTCTCGAGGCGGCGCGCGGCCTCGAGCATCGCGAACAGGCAGACGCGGTCGTCCAGGGCTTTGCCCGTGACCGTCTCACCGACGCGTTCGGTCGTTTGGTCCATCGTGACGAGGTCGCCCGGCGAGACGCGTTCCTCGAGGTCCTCGTAGGGGAGGCCGACGTCGACGACGACGTCTTCCACCTCGGGTGTCTTCTCGCGTTGCTCGTCGCTCAGCGTGTGCGGTGGCGGCGAGCCGATCACTCCCGGCAGGTCGCCGTCGTCGGTGTGGATCGTCACCCGCTGGGCTTTGAGAATGCGGGCATCCCAGCCCCCGAGCGCGTCGAGTTCGACGAAGCCGAAGCCGTCCTCGCCGCCTTTGAGGTGGCGAACCATGAACCCGATCTCGTCCATGTGCGCCGCGACGGCGACGGCGTGATCGGACTCGCCCTCGAGCGTGCCGACGACGTTCCCCATCGCGTCGGTCCGGACGCGATCGACGCTCTCCTCGAGGTCCTCGATGACGAGGTCGCGAATTCGGTCCTCGTAGCCGGGGACGCCACTCGTTTCAGTCAGTTCTTTGAGATGGTCGAAATCGAAAGCGGATGATTCCATACTGACACTCGTTGCGACGTGAAAATAAACGTACGGGCTCGAACGAGTGATCGGGGACCTCGAGTAATCACGGTATCGTCTTCGAACTTTGTCACGACTGCAACCGCGGAGTATTAACGGGACGATCCGCTAGGAGTGTGTGTATGAGTGACGTACGTGTTGCAGGTGTTGGCGTGACCTCCTTCGGGAACATGCCCGAGAAAACCGGCCGGGAGCTCTTCGCGACGGCGAGTATCGAAGCGTTCGAGGACAGTGGCGTCCCCCGTGAGGACGTCGACGCGCTCCTCTACGGCAACTTCATGGGCGAACTGTCGGAGCACCAGGGCCACCAGGGGCCGCTCATGGCCGAGGCCGCCGGAGTTCAGGCCCCGGCGACCAGATACGAGTCGGCGTGTGCCTCGAGCGGGACCGCCGTTCGGGACGCGGTCTTGCGCCTTCGAAACGGCGAGGACGACGTGATCCTCGTCGGCGGGGCCGAACGGATGACCAACCTCGGAACGGCGGGGGCGACGGAGGCGCTCGCAATCGCCGCGGACGACCTCTGGGAGGTTCGGGCCGGGACGACGTTCCCCGGCGCGTACGCGTTGATGGCACAGGCGTACTTCGATGAGTACGGGGGCGAGCACGAAGATCTCGCCCACATCGCCGTCAAGAACCACGAGAACGCGTTGCCGAACGACAAAGCGCAGTACCAGCGTGCGATCGACGTCGAGGACGTCCTCGAGGCACCACAGGTCTCCTCGCCGCTCGGTCTCTACGACGCCTGTCCGCTCTCCGACGGGGCGGCGGCGCTCGTCCTGACGAGCGAATCCTACGCCGAGGAACACGACCTCGAGAGCGCCGTCTCGATCACGGGCACCGGACAGGGCGGCGACCGAATGGCGTTACACGACCGCGAGTACCTCGCGCGCTCACCCGCTGCCCGCGACGCTGGCGAGGAGGCCTACGCCGATTCGGGCATCGGCCCTGCAGACGTCGATTTCGCGGAAGTCCACGACTGTTTCACCATCGCGGAAGTGCTCGCGATCGAGTCCCTCGACCTCTTCCAGATCGGCGAGGGAATCTCCGCGGCTCGAGACGGCCGAACGACGGCCGACGGCGAGACGCCGATCAATCTCTCCGGTGGGCTGAAAGCGAAGGGCCATCCGGTGGGCGCGACCGGCGCGTCACAGATCGCTGAGGTCACGAAGCTCCTCTCCGGCAAACACCCCAACAGCGAGCTCGTCGAGGACGCGACGACGGCCCTCGCGCACAACGCGGGTGGCACCGTCGCCAGTGCGACCGTCCACGTTCTGGAGGTGAGTGACGCATGAGCGAGAACGAGACGGGCCCACGAGACGCCGGCTTCGACGAGTGGCTCGACGCCGCCGAGGAGAACGCGGCCTACTACCTCGAGTGCCCCGATGAACACGGCTCCCTCCCACCCCGCCGGGTCTGTCCCGACTGTGGGGCGACCGACCTCGAGGAAGTCGAACTCCCCGACACCGGCGTGGTCCAAACGTTCACCGTCACCCACGTCCCCACACCGGCCTTCGAGGAGGACGCCCCCTACGCGACGGCCGTCGCGAGCTTCGGGGCCGTGCGCATCACCGGACAGATCGTCGGGATCGACCTCGAGGCCATCGAGAACGGCCTCGAGGTCGAGATCGAAGTGACGGTCTCGGAGACGACGGGCGAACGGGTCCTTTCGTTTGCGCCCGTCTGAGCGAGCGCCCTCGAATTATCGCCCGACCACGTGATTTCGAAAGCGTACGGCTTTTATGGCCGCTTCCGGTTACGTGCCAGTCCAGATGGCAAACCTCTACGAGCAGACCCAGACTGAGATCGATCCGGCCGACCTCCGGTTTTCGGCGTCGGAGATCGAAGCTCAGGTCGATCACCTCACCGAGTTCATTCGCGACCGCGTCGAGGCCGCGGACGCCGACGGCGTCGAGGTCGCGCTCTCGGGCGGAATCGACAGCACGACGACCGCCCACCTCGCCGTTGAAGCGCTCGGTACCGACGCGGTCCACGGGATCATCCTCCCGAAGGAGGTAAACGAGGACGAGAACATGAGCGACGCCGAGCGGGTCGCCGAGGACCTCGGCATCGACTACGACGTGATCGGCATCGATTCGGTCGTCGAGGAGACGCTAAGCCGGACCGACGCCGAGAACGACAACGCCTCCGAAGACCACTGGGAGGGACGCTACGTCGGCAACACGAGCGCCCGCATCCGCATGACGATGACGTACCTCGTCGCCAACCGGGAAAATCGGATCGTCCTCGGGACCGGCAACCGCGCGGAACTCGCGACGGGCTACGTGACGAAGTACGGCGACGGCGGCGTCGACTGCAACCCGCTCGCGAACCTCTACAAACAGCAGGTCCGGCAGGTTGCGGCCCACCTCGGCGTTTCGGAGTCGCTCGTCCGAAAGACGCCGACCGGCGGCATGGTCGACTACGGAACCGACGAGGAGGAACTCGGGATGGACTACGACACGCTCGACGCCGTCCTGGC includes:
- a CDS encoding type IV pilin, whose product is MLPRRPSERDGSKPDSRAISPVIGVVLMVAIVVVVAAIAGAMALDMADTSEPRPNVALEAEPDGDSTTYEVSHQYGEELEGDITFQSADDSEELDDVELISPGGETSIDVEDADISEVDVIWTGEDGTEYIVDTLTLEPYIETEHGLEFGTYDDCEAIGYDHADSEEHDDIEIDEGVDVADDTVHCDINADAEVEIEDGYTLVGNLAIEDLEVENGTVEGDIRATEEVELEGDDDDDDEAKVDGDIELDGTGEENEFELEDGHVTGSIDAHGVDESELEIEDSTVDGAVDIHVEGSEEAELEIDDSTIEGPVEIYSEDEVDLEIDGEIKDSVVIFSGDEVELDSQGTVAGSVDIYSDGDIDVEGINDESVEEHSESDFE
- a CDS encoding NAD(P)/FAD-dependent oxidoreductase, giving the protein MRDVCIVGGGVAGLAASIFTARAGLDTLVVDGGESILARNASLENYPGYPDGIDARRYLQLSREQARNAGATFELGHVTRIEAIDDTDLEQGFILETDGGEPLEARRVIAASWSDSEYLVPLDVGRLQRGSKHYVSVDDGGRTAVDGIYAAGRLANEPHQSIVAAGHGAKVGLAVIHDSDANFYHDWVAPEGYFTGRDRDVPPGCEEIDDDERLERDEQARARMLEAFSEPLDEQPTMHPSVAETDTEN
- a CDS encoding SRPBCC family protein, with translation MDRILLSTLVYRSPEEVFPYVQAFTNYPRYTEHLEDVTVHGDGGVGSRYDLRFAWWKLTYTARSRVTDISNPQSLEWRLTNSIDARGEWRIEAEPESAPVGEETASRVYFEAVYDPHTADTSSLSLPRFVSLDWVIRKVQPKLVGEAETVVERLVADIEGRRRPVELKVHETP
- a CDS encoding M42 family metallopeptidase — its product is MESSAFDFDHLKELTETSGVPGYEDRIRDLVIEDLEESVDRVRTDAMGNVVGTLEGESDHAVAVAAHMDEIGFMVRHLKGGEDGFGFVELDALGGWDARILKAQRVTIHTDDGDLPGVIGSPPPHTLSDEQREKTPEVEDVVVDVGLPYEDLEERVSPGDLVTMDQTTERVGETVTGKALDDRVCLFAMLEAARRLENPDATIHFCATVQEEVGLRGAQALGVDVDPDLAIALDVTVANDVPGFEDGKHVTDLGEGTAIKLKDGSVITNPKVHKRLQSVAEDEGIDYQHEILPAGGTDTAGFQFPAGAKPVGAISVPTRYLHTPTEAAHVDDVAATIDLLEAFLASEDGEHEYTL
- a CDS encoding thiolase C-terminal domain-containing protein, encoding MSDVRVAGVGVTSFGNMPEKTGRELFATASIEAFEDSGVPREDVDALLYGNFMGELSEHQGHQGPLMAEAAGVQAPATRYESACASSGTAVRDAVLRLRNGEDDVILVGGAERMTNLGTAGATEALAIAADDLWEVRAGTTFPGAYALMAQAYFDEYGGEHEDLAHIAVKNHENALPNDKAQYQRAIDVEDVLEAPQVSSPLGLYDACPLSDGAAALVLTSESYAEEHDLESAVSITGTGQGGDRMALHDREYLARSPAARDAGEEAYADSGIGPADVDFAEVHDCFTIAEVLAIESLDLFQIGEGISAARDGRTTADGETPINLSGGLKAKGHPVGATGASQIAEVTKLLSGKHPNSELVEDATTALAHNAGGTVASATVHVLEVSDA
- a CDS encoding Zn-ribbon domain-containing OB-fold protein, translated to MSENETGPRDAGFDEWLDAAEENAAYYLECPDEHGSLPPRRVCPDCGATDLEEVELPDTGVVQTFTVTHVPTPAFEEDAPYATAVASFGAVRITGQIVGIDLEAIENGLEVEIEVTVSETTGERVLSFAPV
- a CDS encoding NAD+ synthase: MANLYEQTQTEIDPADLRFSASEIEAQVDHLTEFIRDRVEAADADGVEVALSGGIDSTTTAHLAVEALGTDAVHGIILPKEVNEDENMSDAERVAEDLGIDYDVIGIDSVVEETLSRTDAENDNASEDHWEGRYVGNTSARIRMTMTYLVANRENRIVLGTGNRAELATGYVTKYGDGGVDCNPLANLYKQQVRQVAAHLGVSESLVRKTPTGGMVDYGTDEEELGMDYDTLDAVLAFYIDGNLPASVVARLTNTTVESVEHVASLHEESDHKRTPPTEPEPLF